A genome region from Candidatus Methylomirabilis sp. includes the following:
- a CDS encoding IclR family transcriptional regulator — MSRMRRRMGGEKTRLAQSLGRGLHILEAFTREAPELGVTELGLRLGLAKSTVHRLLATLQARGYVRKNLRSGKYRLGTRAWEVGCIAAGQLGHREASRASLERLAREAAETAHLAILDGAEVVYLDRVEGTVPAHAEAPLGGRVPAHAVSAGRALLAFLDPEGLRKVLARGLRRFTPATIADEVKLREELEAVRGTGYAVAIGEWRAEVGSISAPVRDGSGEATLAVGVSAATTALLPERIEALAALVRAAAGRLSRELGFPGNVPAGAGPESAGGPARA, encoded by the coding sequence ATGAGTCGAATGCGGCGGCGGATGGGAGGCGAGAAGACACGGCTGGCCCAGTCGCTCGGGCGGGGGCTGCACATCCTGGAGGCCTTCACCCGGGAAGCGCCCGAGCTGGGCGTGACCGAGCTCGGGTTGCGCCTGGGGCTGGCCAAGAGCACGGTGCACCGCCTCCTGGCCACCCTCCAGGCCCGGGGGTACGTTCGGAAGAACCTCCGATCCGGGAAGTACCGCCTCGGGACCCGGGCCTGGGAGGTCGGCTGCATCGCCGCGGGCCAGCTTGGCCACCGGGAGGCGAGTCGCGCCTCCTTGGAGCGCCTGGCCCGCGAGGCGGCGGAGACGGCCCACCTCGCCATCCTGGATGGGGCCGAGGTGGTCTACCTCGACCGCGTGGAGGGGACGGTCCCCGCCCACGCCGAGGCTCCGTTGGGGGGCCGCGTCCCGGCCCACGCCGTCTCCGCCGGGAGGGCCCTCCTGGCCTTCCTGGACCCGGAAGGCCTTCGGAAGGTCCTCGCTCGGGGCCTTCGGCGCTTCACCCCGGCAACGATCGCCGATGAGGTGAAGCTGCGGGAGGAGCTGGAGGCGGTCCGGGGGACCGGGTACGCCGTGGCGATCGGGGAGTGGCGGGCTGAGGTGGGCAGCATCTCCGCCCCGGTCCGGGACGGCAGCGGCGAGGCTACCCTGGCGGTCGGCGTCAGCGCCGCAACGACGGCGCTTCTGCCGGAGCGGATCGAGGCTCTTGCCGCGCTCGTCCGGGCGGCTGCCGGTCGGCTCTCCCGCGAGCTGGGCTTCCCCGGCAACGTCCCGGCCGGCGCGGGACCTGAGTCCGCGGGTGGCCCCGCTCGGGCCTGA
- a CDS encoding aldehyde ferredoxin oxidoreductase family protein has translation MMYGYGGRILTVDLTSGESRIEGISEPFARALLGGNGFAVRLLYDRVGPAVEPLSPENAVVFAVGPITDTTVVGNSRCCLGTKSPLTGLFFDSTFGGQFPCTFKRTGFDALVLTGKAARPVYLLVEESGLTIKPAGGLWGKTTGDTIQGVQEREGADADVLAIGPAGERLVRFACCCHYWKNREAIAGRGGMGAVLGSKQVKAVAVRGKRKTEVAAPAALKTVVDATREDLKKGTHGLKLYGTPVLVNPINALGGLGWRNMQGEVVPDADKISGETYKEHFWARDTTCLKCSVACGKTFDVKDGEWTGLRWKLPEFETIFALGSLNAHVDAAALVKGEELCDQLGLDTISMGVTIAFANEAFERGLLTERETGMPLRFGDPHVVLRLIEMTGTRSGFGDWLAEGSERLAARLGYHRTREFLYTAKGLEVPAHSPRALKGMAIGYATSTRGGSHHDVRPTPQYTKAVDRLTTADKPAFACRSQNFTAVGDSLVLCRFTAERGLGLFLNENYRAIIAAVTGWDCSLEEVEAMGERIYTLERAFNCREGARRKDDALPYRVQHVPIPEGPSKGMHCPPEELEPLLAEYYRLRGWDGEGVPTLETLSRLELDLAIAP, from the coding sequence ATGATGTACGGCTACGGCGGCCGGATCCTGACGGTGGACCTCACGTCCGGGGAGAGCCGGATCGAGGGGATCAGCGAGCCCTTCGCCCGGGCCTTGCTGGGGGGCAACGGGTTCGCCGTCCGGCTGCTCTACGATCGGGTCGGCCCTGCCGTGGAGCCGCTGAGCCCCGAGAACGCCGTTGTCTTTGCGGTAGGCCCGATCACGGACACGACCGTGGTCGGCAACAGCCGCTGCTGCCTCGGGACCAAGTCCCCCCTGACCGGTCTCTTCTTCGACTCCACCTTTGGCGGCCAGTTCCCCTGTACCTTCAAGCGGACGGGTTTCGACGCGCTGGTCCTGACGGGGAAGGCGGCCCGCCCGGTCTACCTCCTCGTGGAGGAGTCCGGCCTCACCATCAAGCCGGCCGGCGGCCTCTGGGGGAAGACGACGGGCGACACCATCCAGGGCGTCCAGGAGCGCGAGGGGGCCGATGCGGACGTCCTGGCCATCGGCCCGGCCGGGGAGCGGCTCGTCCGCTTCGCCTGCTGCTGCCACTACTGGAAGAACCGGGAGGCGATCGCCGGCCGGGGGGGAATGGGGGCTGTCCTCGGGAGCAAGCAGGTGAAAGCGGTGGCGGTCCGGGGAAAGCGCAAGACCGAGGTGGCCGCCCCCGCGGCACTCAAGACGGTCGTCGATGCCACCCGCGAGGATCTGAAGAAGGGGACCCACGGCCTCAAGCTGTACGGTACGCCCGTCCTGGTCAACCCCATCAACGCGCTCGGCGGCCTGGGCTGGCGGAACATGCAGGGCGAGGTCGTGCCTGACGCGGACAAGATCAGCGGGGAGACCTACAAGGAGCACTTCTGGGCCCGGGACACGACCTGCCTGAAGTGCTCCGTGGCCTGCGGCAAGACCTTCGACGTCAAGGACGGGGAATGGACCGGGCTCCGCTGGAAGCTCCCCGAGTTCGAGACCATCTTCGCCCTCGGGAGCCTGAACGCCCACGTGGACGCCGCCGCCCTCGTGAAGGGGGAGGAGCTCTGCGACCAGCTCGGCCTGGACACCATCTCGATGGGGGTGACCATCGCCTTCGCCAACGAGGCCTTCGAGCGGGGGCTCCTGACGGAGCGGGAGACGGGGATGCCCCTCCGCTTCGGCGATCCGCACGTGGTCCTGCGCCTCATCGAGATGACGGGCACCCGCTCCGGGTTCGGGGACTGGCTGGCCGAGGGGTCGGAGCGGCTGGCGGCCCGCCTGGGGTACCACCGCACCCGGGAGTTCCTCTACACGGCGAAGGGGCTGGAGGTGCCGGCCCACTCGCCCCGCGCCCTCAAGGGGATGGCCATCGGGTATGCTACCTCGACGCGGGGCGGGAGCCACCACGACGTCCGGCCCACCCCCCAGTACACCAAGGCGGTGGACCGGCTGACCACCGCGGATAAGCCGGCCTTCGCCTGCCGGAGCCAGAACTTCACCGCCGTGGGGGATTCGCTGGTCCTGTGCCGGTTCACGGCGGAGCGGGGGCTCGGCCTCTTCCTCAACGAGAACTACCGGGCGATCATCGCCGCCGTCACCGGGTGGGACTGCTCCCTCGAGGAGGTCGAAGCGATGGGGGAGCGGATCTACACGCTCGAGCGGGCCTTCAACTGCCGGGAGGGGGCGCGCCGCAAGGACGACGCGCTCCCCTACCGGGTCCAGCACGTCCCGATCCCGGAGGGGCCCTCGAAGGGCATGCACTGTCCGCCCGAGGAGCTGGAGCCCCTCCTCGCCGAGTACTACCGGCTGCGGGGCTGGGACGGTGAGGGGGTCCCGACGCTCGAGACCCTGAGCCGCCTCGAACTCGATCTCGCCATCGCCCCCTAG
- a CDS encoding GntR family transcriptional regulator codes for MPAPLPRPLEHPNLPLRAYQIIKGWIVSQELGPGVKLHEDVLAGRLGVSRTPIREALSRLAQEGLVTMVPRRGTFVVDLTREDITELYEVREATEGMAAHLAARRRTSEQLRQMQAVFAPFQHGVTPADLTAYSQADLLFHDLLIRAAGNRSLQQVAGSLNDRIQMLRLRSVVLPGRVSRSLAEHRQILEALAAADAEAAEAAVREHIRNVRDDVLGALAAGLLQAGSRAGGRDGSGAGQGGT; via the coding sequence ATGCCCGCACCGCTTCCCCGCCCCCTCGAGCACCCGAACCTCCCCCTCCGGGCCTACCAGATCATCAAGGGCTGGATCGTGAGCCAGGAGCTCGGCCCGGGGGTGAAACTTCACGAGGACGTCCTGGCGGGCCGCCTGGGGGTAAGCCGGACCCCGATCCGGGAGGCCCTCTCCCGGCTGGCGCAGGAGGGCCTCGTGACCATGGTTCCGCGCCGGGGGACCTTCGTGGTGGATCTGACCCGGGAGGACATCACCGAGCTCTATGAGGTCCGCGAGGCAACCGAGGGGATGGCGGCGCACCTGGCGGCGCGGCGCCGCACGTCCGAGCAGCTCCGACAGATGCAAGCGGTATTTGCCCCCTTCCAACACGGCGTCACCCCGGCCGACCTGACGGCCTACAGCCAGGCCGACCTGCTCTTCCACGACCTCCTCATCCGGGCGGCCGGGAACCGGAGCCTGCAGCAGGTGGCCGGCTCCCTCAATGACCGGATCCAGATGCTCCGCCTGCGCTCCGTGGTCTTGCCGGGCCGCGTGAGCCGCTCCCTGGCGGAGCACCGGCAAATCCTCGAGGCGCTGGCGGCCGCCGACGCGGAGGCGGCCGAGGCGGCCGTCCGGGAGCACATCCGGAACGTCCGGGACGATGTCCTAGGGGCCCTCGCTGCCGGGCTCCTCCAGGCCGGGTCCCGGGCGGGCGGCAGGGACGGGAGCGGGGCGGGCCAGGGGGGGACATGA